AGCGTTTCCACACCGCCGAGCCCTTCTGTATCTTCAATCAGGTAGGCTTCTCTTACGCCGCATGATTTTGCGACTTCGACCAGCCTGTTTGAGTTCGAGCTCTCGGGTGATCCCACGATGAAAATGATGTCTGAGATTTCAGCGAGTTCTTTTACGGCATCCTGGCGGTTCTGGGTGGCGTAGCAAATATCGAGTTTGGAAGGCTTTGCGATTTTCGGAAAGCGCCTTTCAAGTGCCGCCACTATTTCCTTCGTGTCGTCGACGCTTAGGGTAGTCTGCGTCACGTAGGCTACTTTTTGTGGATCCGGGACATTAACTGAGAGGGTCTCGCTTACCGATTCTACAACCACGACGCTGTCTGGCGCCTCGCCTTTCGTTCCTATGACTTCTACGTGATCCCTGTGGCCTACGAGTATTATCGTGTATCCCATTTCGGAGTAGTGTCTCACTTCGTTGTGGACCTTGGTTACGAGCGGACAGACGGCGTCCACTATCTGGAAGCCTCGTCTTTTGGCTTCGTCGATAACTGCGGGGCTTACGCCGTGGGCACTGAAGATGACCCGGGCCTCAGGATCGGTTATTTCGTCGAGTTCCTCGACGAAAACGGCACCTTTTTGCCTTAGAGAATCCACTACCCTTTTATTGTGAACTATAGCGTGGCGGACATAGATAGGTGGACCGTACATCTCAAGGGCTCTTTCGACTATTTCGATTGCCCTTTCGACTCCTGCGCAGAATCCTCTGGGTTTAGCGACTACGACTCGCATGTCACCGTAGATGATAACGCCGTGACAACGCAGGTCAAGCAAAACAGCTTTCCGGCTGACATGGGGGAAATCGGGTTGTAGCCACAAGCACGGCGGGCGTTTGCCGGGTATGCTTTATCCCGGTTATTCTCGCCGGAGCGATATAACGGCGCTGCACACAACACAAAGGGATTTTCAAGTCATGGGACCGGAGAACAATGGAGAGAGAGTGCCGCAGAGCTGCGATAGGCTCATAATAGCGCTTGACTTTGACTCAAGCGAGGAAGCTCTTGCCCTTGTGGAGCTTCTCGGCGAAAGGATCGGTATCTACAAGGTCGGCTACCAGCTTTTTATGCGCGAGGGGATGAGCTTTGTAAAGGAGCTCGTGGGACTTGGAAAGAGAGTTTTTCTTGATCTCAAGATGGGAGACATAGACCGCACGATCGCGGCCGCGCTTCGGG
The nucleotide sequence above comes from Candidatus Dadabacteria bacterium. Encoded proteins:
- the ispH gene encoding 4-hydroxy-3-methylbut-2-enyl diphosphate reductase; amino-acid sequence: MRVVVAKPRGFCAGVERAIEIVERALEMYGPPIYVRHAIVHNKRVVDSLRQKGAVFVEELDEITDPEARVIFSAHGVSPAVIDEAKRRGFQIVDAVCPLVTKVHNEVRHYSEMGYTIILVGHRDHVEVIGTKGEAPDSVVVVESVSETLSVNVPDPQKVAYVTQTTLSVDDTKEIVAALERRFPKIAKPSKLDICYATQNRQDAVKELAEISDIIFIVGSPESSNSNRLVEVAKSCGVREAYLIEDTEGLGGVETLEQNMTVGISSGASTPEIIIEELLAKLQDLGATTFEEFSLKEESTKFPFPHSLEFSTS